A single genomic interval of Coccidioides posadasii str. Silveira chromosome 1, complete sequence harbors:
- a CDS encoding uncharacterized protein (CAZy:GH81~EggNog:ENOG410PGKK~COG:G~BUSCO:1476at33183), with product MVQLTKMWLSQAVLIFLGILLSAESRPLSLDPDARVGDVPLTALFRVPPIANRAVSLLETSTETSAPSALQRSPVGDISPTPTTQNWARPAQAQLGFSSPRRQPLKPENPTPRVPSRIQAAISYFNTSSDRTLTTTLGPTGPTRPTSPTGTGIVSSTSPTSQPSMASQNVFLPVSKDQIPANIPKRDGHPVRKDHITDAPGPISTNKFYANFFLGNQSDYSFIQPYSVGWSKGANPTGSFGLAISHSDANQTVFGERSDVIPGNPVRFYANPVGIQSIILSAEELKNSTTLSLSNPQAFSANVILRPQKDSDASASFPLVQGMGFVTGLYDNLQPVIQSQVSFKQVDAAGSPKDGIFKYKASLQDGASWLLYVTPENGADPKLVLVSNNTIRGSKGFNGFIQVAKDPGNGDSIYDGSAGVYPTAANIAGSVTGNQGTYQFSWTKAGKNANNTPLLMFALPHHVEAFDDSSKRRKTDLKLQTTTKGQATACVGDSWTMIEPNLPVDIGFEPWKPGMSGKPSLSAGAKEQIKAVALSELSQDMESQTNLDSMYFSGKALGKFAGAVYTAQELLQDAGLASRALESLKKSFARFVENKQKHPLVYDTVWKGAVSSGTYQTGDIYLDFGNTLYNDHHFHYGYFILTAAIIGHLDRSWLDTNKVWVNMLVRDASNSVSDELFPFSRGFDWFNGHSWAKGLFASIDGKDQESTSEDTMFAYALKMWGKTSGDASMEARGNLMLGILYRSLDSYFLMRRSNVNQPKEFIDNKVTGILFENKCDHATYFGANLEYIQGIHMLPLLPASAYTRRSEFVREEWNAMFAPNATKPADTVEGGWRGVLYANLAIIDAEASWKFFTQPNFNMGWIDGGASRTWYLAYAACLGGGPKY from the exons ATGGTCCAGCTTACAAAGATGTGGCTCTCCCAAGCCGTGCTGATATTTTTAGGGATACTCCTTAGTGCAGAATCCCGCCCCTTGTCACTGGATCCGGACGCTCGGGTCGGCGACGTACCGTTGACAGCCTTATTTCGTGTGCCACCAATTGCCAACCGGGCAGTTTCCCTGCTGGAGACATCGACGGAAACTTCCGCA CCTTCCGCCTTACAAAGATCGCCGGTCGGGGATATATCTCCAACGCCAACAACCCAAAACTGGGCTCGACCAGCTCAGGCTCAGCTTGGCTTCTCATCACCCCGCCGGCAACCACTAAAACCAGAAAACCCAACTCCCCGTGTTCCAAGCCGCATTCAAGCCGCGATCAGCTATTTCAACACATCCTCGGATCGTACCCTGACCACGACGTTAGGACCAACAGGCCCGACACGCCCAACCTCACCAACTGGAACTGGAATAGTTTCTTCCACCTCGCCCACATCCCAGCCAAGCATGGCTTCGCAGAATGTGTTTCTCCCTGTTTCCAAAGACCAGATACCCGCCAATATCCCAAAAAGGGATGGTCATCCTGTCCGCAAGGATCACATT ACGGATGCCCCCGGGCCGATATCCACCAACAAGTTCTACGCCAATTTCTTTCTAGGCAATCAGAGCGACTACTCGTTCATCCAGCCGTACTCAGTCGGATGGTCCAAGGGTGCAAACCCTACGGGGAGCTTTGGCTTGGCCATCTCCCATAGTGATGCGAACCAAACGGTGTTCGGTGAACGAAGTGACGTTATTCCTGGCAACCCAGTCAGGTTCTACGCCAATCCTGTCGGGATTCAGTCGATCATTTTGTCGGCTGAGGAACTTAAGAACTCTACTACTCTAAGCCTTTCAAACCCCCAAGCTTTCTCTGCAAATGTCATTCTAAGACCTCAGAAGGATTCGGACGCGAGCGCATCCTTTCCACTGGTCCAGGGCATGGGATTTGTAACGGGTCTATACGACAACTTACAGCCCGTAATCCAGTCACAGGTGTCGTTTAAGCAGGTAGATGCGGCCGGCAGCCCCAAGGATGGTATCTTCAAGTACAAGGCCTCCCTCCAGGATGGCGCCAGCTGGCTCCTGTATGTCACTCCGGAAAATGGAGCGGATCCCAAGTTGGTTCTTGTGTCCAACAACACTATTCGAGGTTCCAAGGGTTTTAATGGCTTCATCCAAGTTGCTAAGGACCCTGGGAACGGTGACAGCATTTACGATGGATCCGCTGGTGTTTACCCGACTGCTGCGAATATTGCGGGTTCAGTCACAGGGAATCAGGGAACTTACCAGTTTTCTTGGACCAAGGCTGGAAAAAATGCGAACAATACGCCATTGCTTATGTTTGCGCTGCCTCACCATGTTGAAGCATTCGACGATTCTTCAAAGAGACGCAAAACCGATTTGAAACTGCAAACGACCACAAAGGGCCAAGCTACAGCCTGCGTGGGTGACTCGTGGACCATGATCGAACCAAATCTGCCTGTTGATATAGGATTCGAACCCTGGAAGCCAGGAATGTCAGGAAAGCCTTCGCTGTCAGCAGGCGCAAAAGAGCAGATAAAGGCCGTCGCTCTCTCCGAGTTGTCCCAAGACATGGAGTCCCAGACAAATCTGGACAGTATGTACTTTAGCGGGAAAGCTTTGGGGAAATTTGCTGGCGCAGTATACACTGCACAGGAATTGCTACAGGACGCCGGCCTCGCGTCGCGAGCTCTAGAGTCTTTGAAAAAATCATTTGCGAGATTTGTGGAAAACAAACAGAAACATCCACTTGTCTATGACACTGTGTGGAAAGGTGCGGTTTCTTCTGGCACATATCAAACTGGGGATATATACCTCGATTTTGGAAACACTCTTTACAACGATCACCATTTCCACTACGGGTATTTCATTTTGACAGCTGCGATAATTGGACACCTCGATCGGTCATGGCTCGATACCAATAAAGTCTGGGTTAATATGTTGGTCCGCGATGCATCAAATTCCGTTTCTGACGAACTTTTCCCGTTTTCACGAGGCTTCGACTGGTTCAATGGGCATTCGTGGGCCAAGGGACTGTTTGCCTCGATCGATGGCAAGGACCAAGAATCTACCTCTGAAGACACCATGTTTGCGTACGCTCTAAAGATGTGGGGTAAAACTAGTGGAGATGCTAGCATGGAGGCTCGAGGAAATTTGATGCTGGGAATCCTCTACAGGTCACTCGACAGCTACTTTTTGATGCGCAGAAGCAATGTTAATCAGCCAAAGGAATTCATTGATAATAAAGTCACTGGGATT CTGTTTGAAAATAAATGCGACCATGCCACATACTTTGGAGCGAACTTGGAGTATATTCAAGG CATACATATGCTTCCTCTCCTCCCCGCTTCGGCCTATACTCGGCGGAGTGAGTTTGTGAGAGAAGAATGGAATGCAATGTTTGCTCCCAATGCAACCAAGCCCGCTGATACCGTGGAAGGTGGGTGGAGGGGAGTTCTTTATGCCAACCTGGCAATTATCGACGCAGAAGCCTCTTGGAAATTTTTCACCCAGCCAAATTTCAATATGGGTTGGATTGATGGCGGTGCTAGTCGAACGTGGTACCTCGCATATGCAGCTT GCCTCGGCGGAGGACCAAAGTATTAA
- a CDS encoding uncharacterized protein (EggNog:ENOG410PFNX~COG:P~TransMembrane:11 (o57-79i91-111o123-144i156-177o189-212i224-245o282-306i318-342o348-374i386-403o409-429i)), whose product MPTYHEPDPAPGNGSIGPNEHTGLLNGHDSSPPPSVFNKLMWYRSDRRVWVRLPSEAFYLSYATLVSNYVNILLVLVPLGMASGAAGWNPTATFILNFFAIIPLASLLSFATEELAATLGETLGGLLNATFGNAVELIVSIIALQKNEIRIVQASMLGSILSNILLVLGCCFFIGGIKHHEQTFNSTVASTMSSLMAVASASLIIPATLYAALAGSKSDPLGNILILSHGTAIILLIVYIMYLYFQLKSHSDLFESRSGAALESQDHQVEETNDNPQILNPWAAGILLLVVTVTVAICAEFLVGTIDNIVESANISRTFIGLILIPIVGNAAEHVTAIVVAYKNKMDLAIGVAIGSSLQIALFVTPFLVILGWIFNRDMTLHFQTFETVAFFVSGLVVTLLIQDGKSNYLEGGLCLGMYVIIALAFYVYPDDAKDIPSWFKTFASPA is encoded by the exons ATGCCGACTTACCACGAACCTGATCCGGCGCCCGGTAACGGGTCGATCGGCCCTAACGAGCACACTGGCCTGCTTAACGGTCACGATTCAAGCCCCCCGCCGTCGGTTTTCAATAAACTAATGTGGTATCGAAGTGACCGTCGGGTCTGGGTGCGTCTGCCATCTGAGGCATTTTATCTGAGTTACGCTACTTTGGTTAGCAACTATGTGAATATCTTGTTGGTTTTAGTGCCTCTGGGTATGGCTTCAGGGGCGGCTGGATGGAATCCTACTGCTACCTTTATTCTTAACTTTTTCGCCATCATTCCTCTTGCATCGCTGCTGAGCTTTGCGACGGAGGAGTTGGCCGCAACTCTTGGTGAAACCCTTGGTGGACTTCTGAATGCGACTTTCGGCAATGCAGTGGAGCTTATT GTCAGTATTATTGCGCTTCAAAAGAACGAAATAAGAATCGTGCAAGCTAGCATGCTCGGCAGCATTCTATCCAACATCCTTTTAGTCTTGGGATGCTGCTTTTTCATTGGTGGTATCAAGCACCATGAGCAGACATTTAACTCAACCGTCGCTTCAACAATGTCTTCTCTGATGGCAGTAGCTTCGGCGTCGTTGATTATCCCCGCGACACTTTACGCCGCTCTAGCTGGATCCAAATCTGATCCTTTGGGCAACATCTTGATTTTGTCGCATGGAACGGCGATAATCTTACTCATTGTGTACATTATGTACTTGTACTTCCAGCTAAAATCCCATTCGGATCTCTTTGAAAGCCGTTCCGGAGCCGCCCTGGAATCTCAGGATCACCAAGTGGAGGAGACGAACGACAATCCACAAATTCTCAACCCATGGGCCGCTGGAATTCTTCTACTAGTGGTCACAGTGACCGTTGCAATTTGTGCGGAGTTCCTCGTTGGTACTATCGATAATATTGTTGAGTCTGCAAACATTAGTAGGACATTTATCGGTCTCATTCTCATCCCAATTGTGGGCAATGCTGCTGAGCACGTAACTGCCATTGTGGTGGCTTATAAAAACAAGATGGATCTTGCAATTGGAGTTGCCATTGGCAGCAGTCTTCAAATCGCGCTCTTCGTTACACCTTTCTTGGTTATCCTGGGTTGGATCTTCAATCGCGATATGACACTCCACTTCCAGACATTCGAGACGGTTGCATTCTTCGTATCCGGATTGGTGGTCACCTTGCTCATCCAGGATGGAAAGTCAAACTATCTTGAAGGCGGTTTGTGTCTCGGAAT GTACGTGATTATTGCCCTTGCCTTCTACGTCTATCCGGACGACGCCAAGGATATTCCATCTTGGTTCAAGACGTTTGCTTCCCCAGCTTAA
- a CDS encoding uncharacterized protein (CAZy:GH81~SECRETED:SignalP(1-25)~EggNog:ENOG410PGKK~COG:G~BUSCO:1476at33183), protein MASQNVFLPVSKDQIPANIPKRDGHPVRKDHITDAPGPISTNKFYANFFLGNQSDYSFIQPYSVGWSKGANPTGSFGLAISHSDANQTVFGERSDVIPGNPVRFYANPVGIQSIILSAEELKNSTTLSLSNPQAFSANVILRPQKDSDASASFPLVQGMGFVTGLYDNLQPVIQSQVSFKQVDAAGSPKDGIFKYKASLQDGASWLLYVTPENGADPKLVLVSNNTIRGSKGFNGFIQVAKDPGNGDSIYDGSAGVYPTAANIAGSVTGNQGTYQFSWTKAGKNANNTPLLMFALPHHVEAFDDSSKRRKTDLKLQTTTKGQATACVGDSWTMIEPNLPVDIGFEPWKPGMSGKPSLSAGAKEQIKAVALSELSQDMESQTNLDSMYFSGKALGKFAGAVYTAQELLQDAGLASRALESLKKSFARFVENKQKHPLVYDTVWKGAVSSGTYQTGDIYLDFGNTLYNDHHFHYGYFILTAAIIGHLDRSWLDTNKVWVNMLVRDASNSVSDELFPFSRGFDWFNGHSWAKGLFASIDGKDQESTSEDTMFAYALKMWGKTSGDASMEARGNLMLGILYRSLDSYFLMRRSNVNQPKEFIDNKVTGILFENKCDHATYFGANLEYIQGIHMLPLLPASAYTRRSEFVREEWNAMFAPNATKPADTVEGGWRGVLYANLAIIDAEASWKFFTQPNFNMGWIDGGASRTWYLAYAACLGGGPKY, encoded by the exons ATGGCTTCGCAGAATGTGTTTCTCCCTGTTTCCAAAGACCAGATACCCGCCAATATCCCAAAAAGGGATGGTCATCCTGTCCGCAAGGATCACATT ACGGATGCCCCCGGGCCGATATCCACCAACAAGTTCTACGCCAATTTCTTTCTAGGCAATCAGAGCGACTACTCGTTCATCCAGCCGTACTCAGTCGGATGGTCCAAGGGTGCAAACCCTACGGGGAGCTTTGGCTTGGCCATCTCCCATAGTGATGCGAACCAAACGGTGTTCGGTGAACGAAGTGACGTTATTCCTGGCAACCCAGTCAGGTTCTACGCCAATCCTGTCGGGATTCAGTCGATCATTTTGTCGGCTGAGGAACTTAAGAACTCTACTACTCTAAGCCTTTCAAACCCCCAAGCTTTCTCTGCAAATGTCATTCTAAGACCTCAGAAGGATTCGGACGCGAGCGCATCCTTTCCACTGGTCCAGGGCATGGGATTTGTAACGGGTCTATACGACAACTTACAGCCCGTAATCCAGTCACAGGTGTCGTTTAAGCAGGTAGATGCGGCCGGCAGCCCCAAGGATGGTATCTTCAAGTACAAGGCCTCCCTCCAGGATGGCGCCAGCTGGCTCCTGTATGTCACTCCGGAAAATGGAGCGGATCCCAAGTTGGTTCTTGTGTCCAACAACACTATTCGAGGTTCCAAGGGTTTTAATGGCTTCATCCAAGTTGCTAAGGACCCTGGGAACGGTGACAGCATTTACGATGGATCCGCTGGTGTTTACCCGACTGCTGCGAATATTGCGGGTTCAGTCACAGGGAATCAGGGAACTTACCAGTTTTCTTGGACCAAGGCTGGAAAAAATGCGAACAATACGCCATTGCTTATGTTTGCGCTGCCTCACCATGTTGAAGCATTCGACGATTCTTCAAAGAGACGCAAAACCGATTTGAAACTGCAAACGACCACAAAGGGCCAAGCTACAGCCTGCGTGGGTGACTCGTGGACCATGATCGAACCAAATCTGCCTGTTGATATAGGATTCGAACCCTGGAAGCCAGGAATGTCAGGAAAGCCTTCGCTGTCAGCAGGCGCAAAAGAGCAGATAAAGGCCGTCGCTCTCTCCGAGTTGTCCCAAGACATGGAGTCCCAGACAAATCTGGACAGTATGTACTTTAGCGGGAAAGCTTTGGGGAAATTTGCTGGCGCAGTATACACTGCACAGGAATTGCTACAGGACGCCGGCCTCGCGTCGCGAGCTCTAGAGTCTTTGAAAAAATCATTTGCGAGATTTGTGGAAAACAAACAGAAACATCCACTTGTCTATGACACTGTGTGGAAAGGTGCGGTTTCTTCTGGCACATATCAAACTGGGGATATATACCTCGATTTTGGAAACACTCTTTACAACGATCACCATTTCCACTACGGGTATTTCATTTTGACAGCTGCGATAATTGGACACCTCGATCGGTCATGGCTCGATACCAATAAAGTCTGGGTTAATATGTTGGTCCGCGATGCATCAAATTCCGTTTCTGACGAACTTTTCCCGTTTTCACGAGGCTTCGACTGGTTCAATGGGCATTCGTGGGCCAAGGGACTGTTTGCCTCGATCGATGGCAAGGACCAAGAATCTACCTCTGAAGACACCATGTTTGCGTACGCTCTAAAGATGTGGGGTAAAACTAGTGGAGATGCTAGCATGGAGGCTCGAGGAAATTTGATGCTGGGAATCCTCTACAGGTCACTCGACAGCTACTTTTTGATGCGCAGAAGCAATGTTAATCAGCCAAAGGAATTCATTGATAATAAAGTCACTGGGATT CTGTTTGAAAATAAATGCGACCATGCCACATACTTTGGAGCGAACTTGGAGTATATTCAAGG CATACATATGCTTCCTCTCCTCCCCGCTTCGGCCTATACTCGGCGGAGTGAGTTTGTGAGAGAAGAATGGAATGCAATGTTTGCTCCCAATGCAACCAAGCCCGCTGATACCGTGGAAGGTGGGTGGAGGGGAGTTCTTTATGCCAACCTGGCAATTATCGACGCAGAAGCCTCTTGGAAATTTTTCACCCAGCCAAATTTCAATATGGGTTGGATTGATGGCGGTGCTAGTCGAACGTGGTACCTCGCATATGCAGCTT GCCTCGGCGGAGGACCAAAGTATTAA
- a CDS encoding uncharacterized protein (EggNog:ENOG410PIBM~COG:A~BUSCO:2761at33183), translated as MPGRRSNVLNNLKNDAPKSKSGAGKRKLGRGLDALAIAEREYPQKSGVKLHRLGDDDDDHDSRRKRGFGQDADDDEAPSKRRRTEESDLSEDGGSDSEGNEWRIGQVDSENDSEIDSDEAFGSSDEERFEGYTFRASSTRKGSRAPSKPGRKNQSVDLSEGERDGKESPSEDELEDDLGDDAVDLAAAWDMNAEESEEEKRKSAAKARKENGKEDAESDDESSTGTESDGEEDDESDLSLSEDDGATDTRGLSKLQRFVNALKSEDSDEKKAGQSTSITLQGSEPTEFGLISSRKLTVADLLPTISDYRMKGSLKHLHVRTPEKKSKSGGIPGKLDVPLSKREQDRLDRTAAYQKSKETLDRWIDTVKANRRAEHLSFPLPETASIQNAKVTDSKPRTDLETTIQNILVESGLASSNGKDAEDRIQEFEELQTNKLSIEELQARRNELRRARELLFREEVRAKRIKKIKSKSYRRVHRKERERLQQRERDALASAGVDMEEEDRERADRLRAEMRMGAKHRESKWAKSVKQTGRGAWDEDARAGIAEQARRREELQRRIEGKRVQEEGYTGSSGSESDEDDIDPFDNEAESDDEVRRLQRKLEKLEGDGAAEEELTGPHAKLLSMKFMRNAEAARKAANDAEIKKLNRQFAGEESASEIEDDEGGRRRFGKSDQGSSNRELPVAKRQEFEEPTSDDENLPEADDDIDIRVDGKTNGKTKQRAQAASLRNKQRAQTKSKPNDADMDINPWLSEGTKRSRKKKGAVDGSMDITLIENTGAAKQEVESKQNGALKEKAATQQRQKPGGHEDDVSDDEESRVPILLQNEELVKRAFAGDEVLEAFTKEKLETIEDEGDKIVEDTLPGWGSWTGSGLTKKEKREAKAQRSFKTVEGIKPANRKDAKLDRVIINEKRVRKNTKYLASQLPHPFESRQQYERSLRVPIGPEWTTKEVFQDSTKPRLMVKQGVIKPIQRPHV; from the exons ATGCCAGGAAGACGGTCGAACGTCCTGAATAACCTCAAGAACGATGCCCCGAAATCCAAATCCGGCGCTGGAAAACGCAAACTCGGAAGAGGCCTTGATGCACTAGCCATCGCCGAACGTGAATACCCCCAGAAGTCTGGTGTCAAACTACACCGTCTCGgggacgacgacgatgatcATGATTCCAGACGCAAGCGAGGATTCGGCCAAGACgccgatgatgatgaagctCCCTctaagagaagaagaacagagGAGTCGGACCTTAGCGAGGACGGTGGAAGCGACAGCGAGGGCAACGAGTGGAGGATAGGCCAAGTGGATAGCGAAAATGATAGTGAGATTGACAGTGATGAGGCTTTTGGGTCGAGCGACGAAGAGAGGTTCGAAGGCTATACTTTTCGTGCCAGCTCGACAAGGAAAGGCTCAAGAGCACCATCCAAGCCCGGACGCAAAAATCAGAGTGTCGACCTATCTGAGGGCGAGCGGGATGGCAAAGAGAGTCCCTCCGAAGATGAACTGGAAGATGATCTTGGGGATGACGCGGTGGATCTTGCCGCTGCATGGGATATGAACGCGGAGGaatcagaagaagagaaacgGAAATCTGCCGCAAAAGCGCGGAAAGAAAATGGCAAGGAGGACGCAGAGAGTGACGATGAATCTTCTACAGGCACGGAAAGCGACGGTGAAGAGGACGATGAATCTGATTTATCTCTATCCGAAGATGACGGTGCTACTGATACGCGCGGCCTATCGAAGCTTCAACGATTTGTTAATGCACTCAAATCGGAAGATTCAGACGAAAAGAAAGCCGGTCAAAGCACTTCCATTACCCTCCAAGGCAGTGAACCGACAGAGTTTGGCTTGATATCAAGTCGAAAGCTTACTGTTGCCGATTTGCTGCCTACGATCTCCGACTATCGTATGAAAGGCTCCTTAAAGCACCTTCATGTTAGGACTCCTGAAAAGAAGAGCAAAAGCGGTGGGATTCCGGGGAAACTTGATGTCCCTCTTTCTAAACGCGAACAAGACCGCCTCGATCGGACTGCTGCTTACCAAAAGAGCAAAGAAACATTAGACAGGTGGATTGACACCGTCAAGGCAAATCGACGGGCGGAACATCTGTCGTTCCCGCTTCCAGAGACCGCATCCATACAAAATGCCAAGGTGACCGATTCAAAACCGAGGACTGACCTCGAAACTACAATCCAAAATATCCTGGTTGAAAGCGGCCTAGCAAGTTCGAATGGCAAGGATGCGGAGGATCGTATCCAAGAGTTCGAAGAGTTACAAACGAATAAGCTCTCCATTGAAGAGCTGCAAGCCCGTCGCAACGAGCTTCGGAGAGCGCGTGAATTGCTTTTCCGAGAAGAAGTACGCGCAAAGCGAATTAAAAAGATCAAGAGTAAATCTTATCGGCGTGTTCATCGAAAGGAGCGAGAGAGACTGCAACAACGTGAAAGGGATGCTCTAGCCTCGGCCGGAGTAGatatggaagaagaggatcgGGAGCGAGCTGATCGGTTGAGAGCAGAGATGAGAATGGGCGCTAAGCACCGTGAGAGTAAATGGGCAAAGAGTGTGAAGCAAACGGGACGCGGAGCCTGGGATGAGGATGCACGTGCTGGCATAGCTGAGCAAGCTCGCAGAAGAGAAGAGCTACAGAGGAGAATAGAGGGGAAGCGAGTTCAGGAGGAAGGTTACACGGGCTCATCGGGTTCGGAGTCGGACGAAGATGATATCGATCCTTTTGACAATGAAGCTGAGTCGGACGATGAGGTCCGAAGGCTGCAGCGAAAACTGGAGAAATTGGAGGGTGATGGGGCTGCAGAGGAAGAACTCACAGGGCCGCATGCTAAGTTACTTTCCATGAAGTTTATGCGAAACGCCGAGGCTGCTCGAAAGGCTGCCAACGACGCCGAAATCAAGAAACTCAATCGTCAGTTCGCTGGGGAAGAGTCAGCATCAGAAATAGAAGACGATGAGGGAGGCCGGCGGCGTTTCGGCAAGAGTGATCAGGGCAGCTCCAACAGAGAATTGCCCGTGGCGAAACGACAAGAGTTTGAAGAGCCTACCTCTGACGATGAAAATCTACCTGAGGCTGATGATGACATTGACATTCGTGTGGATGGTAAAACAAACGGTAAAACCAAACAACGGGCGCAAGCGGCTTCGCTCCGCAACAAGCAGCGCGCACAGACCAAATCTAAGCCTAATGATGCAGACATGGACATAAATCCATGGCTATCAGAAGGCACAAAACGGTCacggaagaagaaaggagcGGTGGATGGTAGCATGGATATTACCCTTATTGAAAACACTGGCGCAGCCAAACAGGAAGTGGAATCAAAACAGAATGGTGCTCTCAAAGAAAAGGCTGCCACCCAACAACGCCAGAAGCCCGGTGGACACGAGGACGACGTTTCCGATGACGAAGAGTCACGCGTCCCGATCTTACTTCAGAACGAAGAGCTCGTCAAGAGAGCATTTGCCGGCGACGAAGTCCTGGAGGCCTTTACCAAGGAAAAGCTTGAGACTATTGAGGATGAAGGGGATAAGATCGTTGAAGACACTCTGCCTGGATGGGGCAGTTGGACAGGCTCTGGCCTCAcgaaaaaggagaagagagaggcTAAGGCCCAGCGGAGTTTTAAAACCGTCGAGGGGATAAAACCTGCTAACAGAAAAGACGCAAAGTTGGATCGAGTGATTATCAACGAAAAGCGGGTGAGAAAG AACACCAAGTATCTTGCCTCTCAGCTGCCCCATCCGTTCGAGTCCAGGCAACAATACGAACGATCTCTTCGTGTACCCATAGGTCCAGAATGGACTACCAAGGAAGTCTTCCAGGACAGCACTAAGCCCCGCTTGATGGTGAAACAAGGCGTTATCAAGCCGATACAAAGGCCTCATGTGTAA
- a CDS encoding mitochondrial 37S ribosomal protein uS7m (EggNog:ENOG410PG3E~COG:J~BUSCO:9872at33183) yields MPPRIKLLAAIRHASSYPISGSARARNGVIGGCGGTKCTSPFAGLISTTQATSYQRRMNSTSSDSGKDGADEARGPNQDQLPHVSEEAAQTAKILNKRCGDVGGPELEQGTPVEEILKRDKDALKNMPKVLRDEIAAKNNSGSRSFSTYTRQRQQDMQNSVVEPSAAAVAEMIAAAGEIATLEKKGYKFDPPSTDLPRSENLKRRYEPLVDQFTKMLMKDGKLSLAQKHMNMILDHLRTSPPPAVNPTRPLLPGPPTPQLPLNPVLYLTQVIDSVAPLIKIRQLKGAAGGGMSLPIPQPLSLRQRRRTAIKWILDASEKRRDTQFAMRVANEVVAAAEGRSSVWEKRSQVHKQGTTARANLRYAPGASRRR; encoded by the exons ATGCCGCCTCGAATTAAATTGCTGGCGGCAATTCGCCATGCTTCGTCCTACCCGATATCTGGCTCTGCTCGAGCTCGGAATGGTGTGATTGGAGGCTGCGGTGGAACCAAGTGCACGTCTCCGTTTGCCGGTTTAATATCTACTACACAGGCAACATCATATCAAAGACGCATGAATTCGACGTCGAGTGACAGCGGGAAGGATGGTGCCGATGAGGCACGGGGCCCAAACCAGGATCAGCTACCTCATGTCAGTGAAGAGGCGGCGCAGACGGCGAAGATATTGAACAAGAGATGCGGTGATGTTGGGGGACCGGAATTAGAGCAGGGAACGCCGGTGGAAGAA ATCCTAAAACGTGACAAAGACGCCTTGAAGAATATGCCTAAAGTTCTCCGAGACGAAATTGCGGCCAAAAATAACAGCGGATCTCGCTCTTTCTCAACCTACACTCGACAGAGACAACAAGATATGCAGAATTCAGTAGTGGAACCATCCGCTGCTGCTGTGGCTGAGATGATTGCTGCAGCTGGGGAGATTGCAACGcttgaaaagaaaggataTAAATTTGACCCGCCATCGACAGACTTGCCTAGATCCGAAAATTTAAAACGGCGATATGAGCCTCTGGTGGACCAGTTTACAAAGATGCTTATGAAGGATGGGAAATTGAGTCTTGCCCAGAAG CATATGAATATGATCTTAGATCATCTCCGGACCTCACCTCCGCCAGCCGTCAATCCCACCCGCCCTCTCCTCCCAGGCCCACCAACCCCTCAGCTACCTTTAAATCCTGTCCTTTATCTCACCCAAGTCATCGACTCTGTTGCTCCACTCATTAAAATCCGCCAATTAAAAGGTGCTGCTGGTGGTGGTATGTCGCTGCCCATTCCTCAGCCACTATCGCTTCGCCAGAGGCGTCGAACGGCTATCAAATGGATTCTTGATGCGTCTGAGAAGAGACGGGATACGCAGTTTGCCATGAGAGTCGCGAACGAGGTTGTGGCTGCTGCGGAAGGTAGGAGTTCAGTGtgggagaagagaagccagGTGCATAAGCAGGGCACTACTGCCAGAGCGAATCTCCGGTATGCTCCTGGTGCAAGCAGAAGGAGGTAG